The Desmodus rotundus isolate HL8 chromosome 3, HLdesRot8A.1, whole genome shotgun sequence genome includes a region encoding these proteins:
- the LOC112306237 gene encoding large ribosomal subunit protein eL31-like — translation MAIEHLKYGKSEMRCTLFSFQLGPGITAPSKEDGEKKGHFAINEVMTREYTVNIHKCIHGVGFKKHAPWARREIQTFARKEMGAPYVHIDTRLDKAVWAKGIRNVPYHVWVQFSGSRKHNEDEHSPKKLYMWVTYIPVTTFKNLKTVNMDEN, via the coding sequence atggctattgagcacttgaaatatggcaaGTCAGAAATGAGGTGCACTCTGTTTTCTTTCCAACTTGGGCCCGGCATAACAGCTCCTTCAAAGGAGGATGGTGAGAAGAAGGGCCATTTTGCCATCAACGAAGTAATGACCAGAGAATACACCGTCAACATTCACAAGTGCATCCATGGAGTGGGTTTCAAGAAGCATGCCCCTTGGGCACGCAGAGAGATCCAGACATTTGCCAGGAAGGAAATGGGAGCTCCATATGTACACATTGACACCAGGCTTGACAAAGCTGTGTGGGCCAAAGGAATAAGGAATGTCCCATACCATGTCTGGGTGCAGTTTTCTGGGTCCAGAAAACATAATGAGGATGAACATTCACCAAAGAAGCTCTATATGTGGGTCACCTACATACCTGTCACCACtttcaaaaatctaaaaacagtTAATATGGATGAGAATTAA